One part of the Prosthecobacter vanneervenii genome encodes these proteins:
- the hflK gene encoding FtsH protease activity modulator HflK, whose amino-acid sequence MSEVRPFPNAPQISFNPRLILTALIGLFVAVGVFSGVYQVPAESVAVVQRFGGYLKTENPGLHFKLPWGIDSVTLVEILRQQKLEFGFATRGATNPYQYADYREQEGEKTMVTGDLNTALVEWVVQYHISDPVAYVFNFREPLPTLRDLSQAVMREVVGDRTVDEVLTIGRQEMEAKCAERLRELVAALSMGVHIDQIQLGNINPPADVQASFSDVNRAKQEKESAINTASGNYNQIIPKARGEAEQKIKGAEGYAAKRVNEAEGDAARFQAVLTEYLKAPEVTKKRLYLETMSDVLSQVPGKVILDDKASSFLPLMNLRQTTPAPATR is encoded by the coding sequence ATGAGCGAGGTACGACCTTTTCCCAATGCGCCACAGATCAGCTTTAATCCGCGCCTGATCCTCACGGCGCTGATCGGACTGTTTGTGGCGGTCGGTGTTTTCTCGGGCGTGTATCAAGTGCCGGCGGAGTCGGTGGCGGTGGTGCAGCGTTTTGGCGGGTATCTGAAGACGGAGAATCCGGGGCTGCACTTCAAGCTGCCGTGGGGGATCGACAGCGTGACGCTGGTGGAGATTTTGCGGCAGCAGAAGCTGGAGTTTGGCTTTGCCACCCGCGGTGCGACGAACCCCTACCAGTATGCGGACTACCGCGAGCAGGAGGGTGAGAAGACGATGGTGACGGGGGACCTGAACACAGCGCTGGTGGAGTGGGTGGTGCAATACCATATCAGCGATCCGGTGGCGTATGTGTTCAACTTCCGCGAGCCGCTGCCGACGCTGCGGGATCTCTCCCAGGCGGTGATGCGCGAGGTGGTGGGCGACCGCACGGTGGATGAGGTGCTCACTATTGGCAGGCAGGAGATGGAGGCGAAGTGTGCCGAGCGGCTGCGGGAGCTGGTGGCAGCGCTGAGCATGGGTGTGCACATTGATCAGATCCAGCTGGGCAACATCAACCCGCCTGCGGATGTGCAGGCGAGCTTCAGCGATGTGAACCGCGCGAAGCAGGAGAAGGAGTCTGCGATCAACACGGCGAGCGGGAACTACAACCAGATCATTCCGAAGGCGCGCGGTGAAGCGGAGCAGAAGATCAAGGGTGCTGAGGGCTATGCGGCCAAGCGCGTGAATGAGGCGGAGGGTGATGCAGCGCGATTCCAGGCGGTGCTGACGGAATACCTGAAAGCACCGGAGGTGACGAAGAAGCGCCTGTATCTGGAGACGATGAGCGATGTGCTGTCCCAGGTGCCGGGCAAGGTGATCCTGGATGACAAGGCCTCGTCCTTCCTGCCGCTGATGAATCTGCGCCAAACCACCCCTGCCCCTGCCACACGATGA
- a CDS encoding NAD(P)-dependent oxidoreductase encodes MSKPLSGYKIGFVGLGNMGRANARHLHEAGADVVVWNRSAAPAEAAVALGMRRAASLPELAREIGPGIICINLTMTDVVEAVVFGPGGLIEGLHPDALIIDFGTTGVPETKKFGERVHWVDSPVSGGQVGAEAGTLTIMAGGSSENFQRALPIFQAVGKNITHLGPVGSGQVTKLANQLIVAQTIDAVAQALRLAELSGVDPALVRKALLGGFAESRILDLHGDRMVRRDFAPGGRATLQLKDVRLMSQLADSVGLDSPTLKNSLAQWEKFVHEKHLGDLDHSGLFRLYE; translated from the coding sequence ATGAGCAAGCCACTCTCAGGATACAAGATCGGATTCGTCGGACTCGGCAATATGGGCCGCGCCAATGCACGCCACCTCCATGAAGCCGGAGCCGACGTCGTCGTCTGGAACCGCAGCGCCGCCCCCGCCGAGGCCGCCGTCGCCCTCGGCATGCGCCGCGCCGCCTCCCTCCCAGAGCTCGCCCGCGAGATCGGCCCCGGCATCATCTGCATCAATCTCACCATGACCGACGTCGTCGAAGCCGTCGTCTTCGGCCCCGGCGGCCTCATCGAAGGCCTGCACCCAGACGCCCTCATTATCGACTTCGGCACCACCGGCGTCCCCGAGACCAAAAAATTCGGCGAACGCGTCCATTGGGTCGACTCCCCCGTCTCCGGCGGCCAGGTCGGCGCAGAGGCAGGCACCCTCACCATCATGGCCGGCGGCAGCTCGGAAAACTTCCAGCGCGCCCTCCCCATCTTCCAGGCCGTCGGCAAAAACATCACCCACCTCGGCCCCGTCGGCAGTGGTCAGGTCACCAAGCTCGCCAATCAGCTCATCGTTGCTCAGACCATCGACGCCGTCGCCCAGGCCCTCCGCCTCGCCGAACTCTCCGGCGTCGATCCCGCCCTCGTTAGGAAGGCCCTTCTCGGCGGCTTCGCCGAAAGCCGTATCCTCGACCTCCACGGCGACCGCATGGTCCGCCGCGACTTCGCCCCTGGCGGCCGCGCCACCCTCCAGCTCAAAGACGTCCGCCTCATGTCCCAGCTCGCCGACTCCGTCGGCCTCGACTCTCCCACCCTCAAAAACTCCCTCGCCCAGTGGGAAAAATTCGTCCACGAAAAACACCTCGGCGACCTCGACCACTCCGGCCTCTTCAGGTTGTATGAGTGA
- a CDS encoding SDR family NAD(P)-dependent oxidoreductase, with the protein MNLNLAGQSVAVFGAARGIGRAIAEGFVAEGCVVRGFDREKTAEFVTAGDVASYDAVKAFAGEFEAVDHVVFCVGIGSGKFGFPFWNLEPGDWARVLEVNLIGAVNVAHAFAPRLIERGGGSMLFLVSVAGQMGSQTDPPYSASKAGLINFTQCAAKDLGPHNVRVNALAPGMVKTELNQSIWAAGQKKLPEEKRQSFDEWAAEKIKKVSHLGRWQMPEEYAAMATFLASDHAKNITGQTINIDGGQVMHA; encoded by the coding sequence ATGAATTTGAATCTAGCGGGACAGTCGGTGGCGGTGTTTGGAGCGGCGCGTGGCATTGGCCGGGCGATTGCGGAGGGGTTTGTGGCGGAGGGGTGCGTGGTGCGTGGCTTTGACCGGGAGAAGACGGCGGAGTTTGTGACTGCGGGGGATGTGGCGAGCTATGACGCGGTGAAGGCGTTTGCGGGGGAGTTTGAGGCGGTGGACCACGTGGTGTTTTGCGTTGGGATTGGCTCGGGGAAGTTTGGGTTTCCGTTTTGGAATCTGGAGCCGGGTGACTGGGCGCGGGTGCTGGAGGTGAACCTGATCGGGGCGGTGAATGTGGCGCATGCGTTTGCGCCGAGGCTGATCGAGCGAGGTGGGGGATCGATGCTGTTTCTGGTGTCGGTGGCGGGGCAGATGGGGTCGCAGACGGATCCGCCGTACAGCGCGTCGAAGGCGGGGCTGATTAATTTTACTCAATGCGCGGCGAAGGATCTGGGGCCGCACAACGTGCGGGTGAATGCGCTGGCGCCGGGGATGGTGAAGACGGAGCTGAACCAAAGCATCTGGGCGGCGGGGCAGAAGAAGCTGCCGGAGGAGAAGCGGCAGAGCTTTGATGAGTGGGCGGCGGAGAAGATCAAGAAGGTGTCTCACCTGGGCCGCTGGCAGATGCCGGAGGAGTATGCGGCGATGGCGACGTTTCTGGCGTCAGATCATGCGAAGAACATCACCGGGCAGACCATCAATATTGATGGGGGGCAGGTGATGCATGCGTGA
- a CDS encoding DUF4304 domain-containing protein yields MPKPQDIIKAMVSSLHKEHLKGLGFGKTGTTWIRSLEWPQVINIQLSSFNSAEEAKFTINIGISIPPMRSAWGTPAVEGALKEYDCELRTRIGSLLPNKNDKWWDVTSGSDPEELMHEVSDDISDYALPWLNKLKTWEEVAAEFVRSKMFAKAALAYNFAGDLQAAETNMALAISEANPHALPKLKKLAQIWRMS; encoded by the coding sequence ATGCCAAAACCCCAAGACATCATCAAGGCGATGGTATCATCGCTGCATAAAGAGCACCTGAAGGGGCTTGGATTTGGTAAAACCGGCACGACTTGGATTCGATCACTCGAGTGGCCTCAGGTGATCAACATCCAGCTCTCCAGTTTTAACAGTGCTGAAGAAGCGAAATTCACAATCAACATTGGAATCTCGATACCTCCTATGAGATCGGCCTGGGGCACCCCGGCCGTGGAGGGAGCACTCAAAGAATATGACTGCGAACTGCGGACCAGAATTGGCTCCCTGCTTCCGAACAAGAACGATAAATGGTGGGATGTAACCTCTGGTTCCGACCCGGAGGAATTGATGCATGAAGTGTCTGACGACATTTCAGACTACGCCTTGCCTTGGTTGAACAAGCTGAAGACTTGGGAGGAAGTCGCCGCCGAGTTCGTTCGCAGTAAGATGTTCGCCAAGGCTGCCCTCGCCTATAACTTTGCAGGTGATTTGCAAGCTGCGGAAACAAACATGGCCCTTGCCATAAGTGAAGCGAATCCGCACGCCCTGCCGAAGTTGAAGAAATTGGCCCAAATATGGCGCATGTCCTAG
- a CDS encoding HigA family addiction module antitoxin yields MKKHAPIHPGEVLREDFLLPLGLSEYRLATDIGVPPRRINEIVKGRRSITADTALRLARYFPWPAEVWLNLQSHYDRQVVEAEMRPVLARIKPCALAA; encoded by the coding sequence ATGAAAAAACACGCCCCCATTCATCCTGGAGAAGTTCTGCGTGAGGATTTCCTGCTGCCGCTGGGCTTGTCTGAATATCGTCTGGCGACGGACATCGGTGTGCCGCCGCGGCGCATCAATGAGATCGTGAAGGGCAGGCGCTCGATCACGGCGGACACGGCCCTGCGTCTGGCGCGGTATTTCCCATGGCCTGCGGAGGTCTGGCTGAACCTGCAATCGCACTATGACCGTCAGGTGGTGGAGGCGGAGATGCGGCCTGTGCTGGCACGCATCAAGCCGTGTGCGCTGGCGGCGTGA
- a CDS encoding type II toxin-antitoxin system RelE/ParE family toxin, with the protein MIRSFACDNTERLFHLEKVRAFPPDIQRTALRKLAQLHAVTELLQLRVPPGNRLEALKGSRKSQHSIRINDQWRICFRWESDGPHDVEIVDYH; encoded by the coding sequence ATGATACGATCCTTTGCCTGCGACAACACCGAACGCCTGTTCCATCTGGAGAAGGTCCGCGCCTTTCCGCCGGATATTCAGCGCACGGCTTTGCGCAAGCTGGCTCAGCTTCATGCCGTCACTGAACTGTTGCAGCTTCGTGTGCCTCCCGGCAACCGCCTGGAAGCGCTGAAGGGCAGCCGCAAAAGCCAACACTCCATCCGCATCAATGACCAATGGCGCATCTGCTTTCGCTGGGAATCAGACGGGCCGCATGATGTGGAGATCGTTGATTACCATTAA
- a CDS encoding type II toxin-antitoxin system HicB family antitoxin gives MNLTAVYEPAAEGGFTCWVEEIPAAISEGETIEEAESNLMEALKLVLECQRELSDQTRSPASLKRSLELAA, from the coding sequence ATGAATCTGACCGCCGTGTATGAACCTGCCGCCGAGGGTGGCTTCACCTGCTGGGTGGAGGAAATCCCTGCCGCTATTTCCGAAGGCGAGACCATCGAAGAAGCGGAAAGCAATCTCATGGAAGCTTTAAAGCTCGTGCTTGAATGCCAGCGTGAGCTTTCAGATCAAACACGCAGCCCAGCCAGTCTCAAGCGCTCGCTCGAACTTGCCGCATGA
- a CDS encoding ABC-F family ATP-binding cassette domain-containing protein translates to MSPITPAVISAKDLRLQFGLQQVFNDATMSIHEGEKLGLVGRNGCGKTSLMRILAGTEKPDSGTISRRNGIIVSHLAQEFTLDEEASVLDNVRSGAAALLDMVARYESGDYKGDQEAELLHQIQLHDGWGVETRISTAMNELGVPAADRTVKGLSGGEKRRVALARALVAQPDLLLLDEPTNHLDAESIEWLEIFLREFTGAVLFVTHDRYFLDRVATRIIEIDDSRIYSHPGNYSDFLESKAIRESVEANSERRRQSFLRHELEFVRAGVSARRTKQRSRLDEYARVAAMDAPEEELVMDLIIPPAAPLANTIIDATDIGACVNDRWLFSHLNLSFEAGTCTGIIGRNGLGKTTLLRMLMGEQEPTEGKVVIGKRTVFNYVDQQRLLLNPENSVMEEVAGPNSEFVQFGPEKLHVRTYLRRFLFTDERATMRVKELSGGEQSRVLLAKILRRGGNFLILDEPTNDLDLQTMRVLEEAILSFKGCVLVVSHDRYFLDRVCDRLIAFEGQGRIHECAGNYSYYQEKRAAKAAAELAMVQAPVKKEKPAAAGNAKPKKMSQKEQRELAEVEAAMATLEGEIAAMETELSNPETFVKLGAGTNDYLAKLEAKKAELEGKFARWAELEEIKAACGG, encoded by the coding sequence ATGTCTCCGATCACTCCTGCTGTTATTTCTGCCAAAGACCTGCGCCTGCAATTTGGGCTGCAGCAGGTTTTTAATGATGCGACGATGAGCATCCATGAAGGGGAGAAGCTGGGGCTGGTGGGACGCAATGGGTGTGGGAAGACGAGCCTGATGCGGATCCTGGCGGGGACGGAGAAGCCGGACAGCGGGACGATCTCGCGGAGGAACGGGATCATTGTGAGCCATCTGGCGCAGGAGTTTACGCTGGATGAGGAGGCGAGCGTGCTGGACAACGTGCGCTCAGGAGCGGCGGCGCTGCTGGACATGGTGGCGCGGTATGAAAGCGGCGACTACAAGGGGGACCAGGAGGCGGAGCTGCTGCACCAGATTCAACTGCATGATGGCTGGGGTGTGGAGACGCGGATCAGCACGGCGATGAATGAGCTGGGGGTGCCGGCGGCGGACCGGACTGTGAAGGGGCTCTCGGGTGGTGAGAAGAGGCGTGTGGCGCTGGCGCGTGCGCTGGTGGCGCAGCCGGATCTGCTGCTGCTGGATGAGCCGACGAACCATCTGGATGCGGAGTCGATCGAGTGGCTGGAGATTTTCCTGCGTGAGTTTACCGGGGCGGTGCTGTTTGTGACGCATGACCGGTACTTTTTGGACCGGGTGGCGACGCGGATCATCGAGATCGATGACAGCCGGATTTACAGTCATCCGGGGAACTACAGCGACTTTCTGGAGAGCAAGGCGATCCGCGAGAGTGTGGAGGCGAACTCGGAGAGGCGGCGGCAGAGCTTTCTGCGGCATGAGCTGGAGTTTGTGCGGGCGGGTGTGAGCGCGCGGAGGACGAAGCAACGCTCGCGTCTGGATGAGTATGCACGTGTGGCGGCGATGGATGCGCCGGAGGAGGAGCTGGTGATGGATCTCATTATTCCGCCGGCGGCACCGCTGGCGAACACGATCATCGATGCGACGGACATCGGGGCGTGTGTGAATGACCGGTGGCTTTTCAGCCACCTGAACCTGAGCTTTGAAGCGGGGACGTGCACGGGGATCATCGGCCGCAACGGGCTGGGCAAGACGACGCTGCTGCGGATGCTGATGGGCGAGCAGGAGCCGACGGAGGGCAAGGTGGTCATCGGCAAGCGGACGGTGTTTAACTATGTGGACCAACAGAGGCTGCTGCTGAATCCTGAGAACAGTGTGATGGAGGAGGTGGCGGGGCCGAACTCGGAGTTTGTGCAGTTTGGACCGGAGAAGCTGCATGTGCGTACCTATCTGCGGCGGTTTCTTTTCACCGATGAACGCGCGACGATGCGGGTGAAGGAGCTGAGCGGCGGTGAGCAGAGCCGCGTGCTGCTGGCGAAGATCCTGCGACGCGGCGGGAACTTTTTGATTTTGGATGAGCCGACGAATGATCTGGACCTGCAGACGATGCGAGTGCTGGAGGAGGCGATTCTTTCTTTTAAAGGCTGCGTGCTGGTGGTGAGCCATGACCGGTATTTCCTGGACCGGGTGTGCGACCGGCTGATCGCGTTTGAGGGACAGGGGCGCATCCATGAATGCGCGGGGAACTACAGCTACTACCAGGAGAAGCGCGCGGCGAAGGCGGCAGCGGAACTGGCGATGGTGCAAGCGCCGGTGAAGAAGGAGAAGCCGGCAGCGGCGGGCAACGCGAAGCCGAAGAAGATGTCGCAGAAGGAGCAGCGTGAGCTGGCGGAGGTGGAGGCGGCGATGGCGACGCTGGAGGGAGAGATCGCGGCGATGGAGACGGAGCTGAGCAACCCGGAGACGTTTGTGAAGCTGGGCGCGGGAACGAATGACTACCTGGCGAAGCTGGAGGCGAAGAAGGCGGAGCTGGAGGGGAAGTTTGCGCGGTGGGCGGAGCTGGAGGAGATCAAGGCGGCGTGTGGGGGGTGA
- a CDS encoding type II toxin-antitoxin system HicA family toxin translates to MKLADLERHLRGHGCQLYREGGSHSIWWNPTNRKITSVPRHREVKDNTARAICKQLEIPTP, encoded by the coding sequence ATGAAGCTCGCTGATCTTGAGCGGCATCTGCGCGGGCATGGCTGCCAGTTGTATCGAGAAGGTGGCAGTCATTCCATCTGGTGGAATCCGACGAACCGGAAGATCACCAGCGTGCCTCGCCACCGTGAAGTGAAGGACAACACTGCTCGCGCCATCTGCAAACAGCTGGAAATCCCCACCCCGTAA
- a CDS encoding ATP-grasp domain-containing protein, protein MSEPGKEDRSITVLLGPRATDDSVAIWRVCVANQWPVHRIQAWRVPEELRSCPNSIIIYGEPLFAEAVADQMDLALLEPSIDWLTTVPQKYLSRQIEFMTLGSARLLDSPAFVKPADGKIFEPRVYASGSDLPSEEQVDQDIPVLRSGIMDFRLEVRCFVLGRRIMTMSPYWREGELARSADDQWPFFLREETEARTFAESILSDADVPFPPACTLDIGKTTDGIWAIIESNPCWGAGLYGCDPSQVLRTIRSSIVPTSEVTAAHRPWISKRRSASA, encoded by the coding sequence ATGAGTGAGCCAGGCAAAGAGGATCGTTCAATCACAGTCCTCCTCGGCCCACGCGCTACGGATGACTCCGTCGCCATCTGGCGCGTCTGCGTTGCCAATCAATGGCCTGTCCACCGCATCCAGGCCTGGCGCGTTCCCGAAGAACTGCGCTCCTGTCCAAACAGCATCATCATCTACGGAGAGCCCCTTTTCGCAGAGGCCGTCGCCGATCAAATGGACCTCGCCCTCCTGGAACCTTCCATCGACTGGCTCACCACCGTTCCTCAGAAATACCTCTCCCGTCAGATCGAGTTCATGACTCTCGGCAGCGCGCGCCTCTTGGACTCACCGGCCTTTGTCAAACCCGCCGACGGCAAGATCTTCGAGCCTCGCGTCTATGCTTCTGGCAGCGACCTCCCCTCCGAAGAGCAGGTAGATCAAGACATCCCCGTCCTCCGTTCCGGCATCATGGACTTCCGGCTCGAAGTCCGCTGCTTCGTTCTGGGACGTCGCATCATGACCATGAGCCCCTACTGGAGGGAAGGGGAGCTCGCCCGATCCGCAGACGACCAATGGCCGTTCTTCCTCCGGGAAGAAACCGAGGCCCGCACCTTCGCAGAAAGCATCCTGTCAGACGCAGATGTTCCATTTCCTCCAGCATGCACCCTCGACATTGGTAAAACAACCGACGGCATCTGGGCCATCATCGAATCAAACCCCTGCTGGGGCGCCGGCCTCTACGGCTGCGATCCTTCCCAGGTCCTGCGCACCATTCGCTCATCCATTGTGCCCACATCAGAAGTCACCGCGGCACATCGACCTTGGATCTCAAAACGCAGAAGTGCATCAGCGTAA
- a CDS encoding NAD-dependent epimerase/dehydratase family protein, producing the protein MKIIITGGGGFLGSQLAQKLLERGTWCGKAITEMVLLDAFFRSEPTDARVKHITGDIGDRATVLAATGAKFDVIFHLASMVSGECEERFDDAMRVNLEGGRNVFEAARAAEGRPRVVFASSVAVYGGLDMSQMMSDLTKQLPQTTYGMTKAMCEMMVNDHTRKGHFDGRSVRLPTVIVRPGKPNAAASSWASGMFREPLNGEPCMLPIRRDQPHPMTGYRTVIESFIFLSEVPEEKLGKDRAYVLPAHRVTPNIAEKVIQEVAEEKGIKLGPIVDAFDARIQGIVDNWPQQVDGSRAEAIGLPKPPTLKEIVEQYVSDFGMK; encoded by the coding sequence ATGAAAATCATCATCACCGGCGGCGGCGGCTTCCTTGGATCACAGCTGGCACAGAAACTCCTGGAACGCGGTACGTGGTGCGGGAAGGCGATCACGGAGATGGTGCTGCTGGATGCGTTTTTCCGCAGCGAGCCGACGGATGCGCGGGTGAAGCACATCACAGGTGACATCGGCGACCGTGCGACGGTGCTGGCGGCGACGGGGGCGAAGTTTGACGTGATTTTTCACCTGGCGTCGATGGTGAGCGGGGAGTGCGAGGAGCGCTTTGATGACGCGATGCGGGTGAACCTGGAGGGCGGGCGTAATGTGTTTGAGGCGGCGCGTGCGGCGGAGGGAAGACCGCGTGTTGTTTTCGCGAGCAGTGTGGCGGTGTATGGCGGGCTGGACATGTCTCAGATGATGTCTGACCTGACGAAGCAGCTGCCGCAGACGACGTATGGAATGACGAAGGCGATGTGCGAGATGATGGTGAACGATCACACACGCAAAGGCCACTTTGACGGGCGCAGTGTGCGGCTGCCGACAGTGATCGTGCGGCCGGGCAAGCCGAATGCGGCGGCGTCGAGCTGGGCGAGCGGGATGTTTCGTGAGCCGCTGAATGGCGAGCCGTGCATGCTGCCGATCCGCCGCGACCAGCCGCACCCGATGACGGGGTACCGGACGGTGATTGAGTCCTTCATCTTCCTGAGCGAGGTGCCTGAGGAGAAGCTGGGCAAGGACCGCGCGTATGTGCTGCCGGCGCACCGTGTGACGCCGAACATCGCGGAAAAGGTGATCCAGGAAGTGGCAGAGGAGAAAGGCATCAAGCTGGGGCCGATCGTGGATGCGTTTGATGCGCGGATTCAGGGGATCGTGGACAACTGGCCGCAGCAGGTGGATGGCTCGCGTGCGGAAGCCATCGGGCTGCCGAAGCCGCCGACGCTGAAGGAGATCGTGGAACAATATGTGTCGGATTTTGGAATGAAGTAG
- a CDS encoding 3-keto-disaccharide hydrolase — protein sequence MKRILFALLAAASVTFAADHPDTTGWKDLFAPDLSNTVAPGKWELKDGILVAKDHDTLWTKDSYGDFILDLEFKVEKESNSGVFLRSGNIKDVLSALEIQVHDSADGSKYGMVAAIYDAMPPSQSAAKPVGEWNHYTITCKGPLVTVLFNGVEVINANLDNWPEVGKNPDGTPNKFKKALKDFARSGPIGLQGLHGKAQAPVYYRNLKIKVLE from the coding sequence ATGAAACGCATCCTTTTCGCCCTCCTCGCCGCCGCCTCCGTCACTTTCGCTGCTGATCACCCCGACACCACCGGCTGGAAGGACCTCTTCGCCCCCGACCTCTCCAACACCGTCGCCCCCGGCAAATGGGAGCTCAAAGACGGCATCCTCGTTGCCAAAGACCACGACACCCTCTGGACCAAAGACTCCTACGGCGACTTCATCCTCGACCTCGAATTCAAGGTCGAAAAAGAATCCAACAGCGGCGTCTTCCTCCGCTCCGGCAATATCAAAGACGTCCTCTCCGCCCTTGAAATCCAGGTCCACGACAGTGCGGACGGCAGCAAATACGGCATGGTCGCCGCCATTTACGACGCCATGCCCCCCAGCCAGAGCGCGGCCAAGCCCGTAGGCGAGTGGAATCACTACACCATCACCTGCAAAGGCCCCCTCGTCACCGTCCTCTTCAACGGCGTCGAAGTCATCAATGCCAACCTCGACAACTGGCCCGAAGTCGGCAAAAACCCCGACGGCACCCCCAACAAATTCAAAAAAGCCCTCAAAGACTTCGCCCGCTCCGGCCCCATCGGCCTCCAAGGCCTCCACGGCAAAGCCCAGGCCCCCGTCTACTACCGAAATCTGAAGATCAAGGTGCTGGAGTAA
- the hflC gene encoding protease modulator HflC produces the protein MKASLLLIVVLSLTIVLGSGLYTVSETEQVVITQFGMPVGEPVKKAGLHWKTPFIQTVNRLDKRVLEWDGPSANMTTKDKVIVVVDVFGRWEISDPLVFFRQLTDERRALSRLDDILASETRIVIAKHDFIEAVRTTKDRKAVRDVSNTSSGSGTVPSTADLRIGVLPPISHGRVELEAEVLKNAIPKIEGYGIKLLDVRFKRIDYDPSVSQSIHQRMISEREQIAKLHRAEGEGEAAKINGERERDLATIESEAYRKVQELEGAADAKATEIYAKAYNQTPEAAQLFEFLKTMETYKTLITADTTMVFTTESELFRFLKSSDPKAVKPAASAAGANEITPLHKLPTLLEVGR, from the coding sequence ATGAAAGCCTCTCTTTTACTGATTGTTGTCCTGTCGCTGACGATTGTGCTGGGCTCGGGCTTGTACACCGTGAGCGAGACGGAGCAGGTGGTGATCACGCAGTTTGGCATGCCGGTGGGCGAACCGGTGAAGAAAGCCGGGCTGCACTGGAAGACGCCTTTTATCCAGACGGTGAACCGGCTGGACAAGCGGGTGCTGGAGTGGGACGGCCCCTCGGCCAACATGACGACGAAGGACAAGGTGATCGTGGTGGTGGATGTGTTTGGCCGGTGGGAGATCAGTGATCCGCTGGTGTTTTTCCGCCAGCTGACGGATGAGCGACGTGCGCTCTCGCGACTGGATGACATCCTGGCGAGCGAGACGCGCATCGTGATTGCGAAGCATGATTTCATTGAGGCAGTGCGGACGACGAAGGACCGCAAGGCGGTGCGTGATGTGTCGAACACGAGCAGCGGCAGCGGGACGGTGCCGTCCACGGCGGACCTGCGGATCGGGGTGCTGCCGCCGATCTCGCATGGCCGGGTGGAGCTGGAGGCGGAAGTGCTCAAGAATGCGATCCCGAAGATCGAGGGCTATGGGATCAAGCTGCTGGATGTGAGGTTCAAACGGATCGACTACGATCCTTCGGTGAGCCAGTCGATTCATCAGCGCATGATTTCCGAACGTGAGCAGATCGCAAAGCTGCACCGAGCGGAAGGCGAGGGTGAGGCGGCAAAGATCAATGGTGAGCGGGAGCGTGATCTGGCGACGATCGAGTCTGAAGCGTACCGGAAGGTGCAGGAGCTGGAAGGTGCGGCAGATGCGAAGGCAACGGAGATCTACGCGAAGGCGTACAACCAGACGCCGGAAGCGGCGCAGCTGTTTGAGTTTCTGAAAACGATGGAGACGTACAAGACGCTGATCACGGCGGACACGACGATGGTCTTCACGACGGAGAGCGAGCTGTTCCGCTTTTTGAAGTCGAGTGATCCGAAGGCGGTGAAACCGGCGGCGAGTGCGGCTGGTGCGAATGAGATTACGCCGCTGCACAAGCTGCCGACGCTGCTGGAAGTGGGGCGGTGA